The window CGCCCGAGCCGGCGATGCTCTGCAGCAGGAAAGCGGCGACCACCAGGCCCCGCATCCCGGCCCTACGGGGAGGAGGCGGGAGGCCCCGGCCCACCGCAGCGAAGCAGAACCCGGCGCTGGGGTGGCGGCGAGCGGGGCCCCGCCGAGGCTTATGTGCCGCCTCCGCCGGGCGCGGCGACCGGCACGGGACCGCGTgacgggggcgggggcggccgcggtgctgccggcggcggggaggcagCCGCGGGCCGGAGGCGGTGCCCAGCCCCGAGCGGCTGAGCCAGCGCGGccggcgccgccgggccgggcgcgTCCCGCACCCTCCGCGCCTCCCGCTGCGGGAGCCTGCGGCCCGGCAGAGCcacccggcggcggggcgggacgggccgTCCTCCGCGCAGAGCTGCTGCCGCGCCGCGCCCgacccgcgccccgctccgcccgccgctcccagcgcggagcagcgcggcgcggcgcggcgggaggaGGGCGCTAGGCCGGCGGCGCCGCTCAGGCCATGCGGCGCGGCCtatcggcggcggcggcggggaccgCCCGAcccaccccgccccgcccggccccgcgcagcccccggccgcCGTCGCCTCCGCCTGCCGCCGGGCCTGGGGTGCGCGGCCTCGGGCTGCCTGAGCCGGCGTGACGCAGCGTTTCTCAAGTAATTCCTGTGTCGGTCCCCCCCCGCGCGCCCGGACTCCAGAAATCTTTCAGCCCCGAGAACGGCGCCCGTGATTTTTGCTTCCCAGCCCTCCTCGTCTTCTGCATCTGCTCCTCCTCTGAAGGCTCCAGACCCCTCACAGTGCCGCCCTGCGAGGACGCGTTTTATCCGCTGCCCTGATGCCGCCGCAGAGCCGGCagcaggctccagggagaacGGCCGCAGCGGGGAGGGGGTGAGGCCTCGCCCGCCACGGCCTCTGCCCGCAGCGGGAGCCGCGCCGGTGCGCTGGACCGCCCGCGCCTcgggaagagctgctgctctgcaagggcTGTAAAGCCTGGTCAGCAATCACGGCTATTCGTCCACAAATAGGTTGTCCATCCGTCATCTTTGAGCGCAGTCTAAATATATAAAAGCTAATACAAGTGGGCTTAAGTTACATGCAGGCACACAGTTCCTGCAGGGTTATAATCACTGCTTCTTGCAAACCTGTTTTATGTTCATGCTCTGAGGCAGCTAGTTGGCACTGCATTGCGTATCTATAATTGCCCAGAGAAGCGTGCCTGTGGTCAGGGGACGTGTGACCACGCTTCCAAAAACTTGGACCAAATTCAATCCTATAATATAAATATTCTTGTTACTAAGACCAGGCCCATAGCAATATCCTCAGAAGAATACGGAAACCTGATATAAAATACACAGTAGGAGAGCAGGAGTGTGTCAAGAACAGAGTGTTTctgtttatttagaaaacattaagattttaattgaaaaatcactgaagtttTCATAGCATCCCCTTGTTTTGATACATGGATACATCACTTGACACAAGTGACACTACGTGACCCTTTGCCTTCCTGGATCCTGTTTCTTAGGGTCATTTGGTTTTAAAGAACTTGGGTGGTAAAAATATTGCTCAGTGGTTCACTTGGGTTTTCTGTCAAATTACTTACAGGGTACTCTTCCCCCCTAGGGGAAAACCCGAGTTATAAAATgcaacagctgctgctgtcaAACATGGTATTATATGCTAAACAAGGCTAAATTGAATCCAACATAAAATAGGCTATTTAAAGTGATCCTGTCATTTACTATGGTATAgttaatttacattattttagtaatgaaaactgcatttcaaaACTGCAATTGTTTGGCTGGGGAGAATTCTTCATCAGCAGGTACCCATTTCAGCTCCAAGGAATGTACAGATAGGAGTTTTGTCCCTAAAATGCGTACATATTTTTGAAGCCATTCCCTATTCTTGTATGTGTACAGAACGCTCAAGTAAACAAAGTCTTTGTATTAAACATGAATGTGGTTGTTGTTTCCAGCCCATTTCTGGACGAGTGTTTTCCAAGCAGCTCTTGCACTTGCTGCTATGCAACGCAGCTCTCCCTGATACCAGTCAGCCTGGCTGCAGCTCTCCCCGAAGTGAAAGCAGCAGGGCTGTAGAAGCATTTCTGAATTTTCCTGCCCTGTGCCAAGCGAGTTAGAAAGGTGGCTGCAGAAAGGCATCGCATAACTATTCTCTTACTTTCACTGACTGTATTTTAAGCACTTTCCTGCACATATTTTACTCAATAGACATTTGTGTCAAACCAAAGCATATAGATGCAACTACATTTGTAAGAATATAGATACTAGGGCAAATTTTTGCATTCCAGAAGGAAAATTCCTGCATTTGCCTGTATGTACCAAGCAACATACCCAAGAAAACAAACACCCCTGACAGAAGCAGAGACAGGAAACCCATAGATACTTAGTAGCATAGTAAATCATTAGTATTAGCAGTTGATTCTGGCCTCGCAGAAaccttttaaatacatttttctgcaacttttattttccataaaacaaaGTAATCTGTGGAGATACCCTaatcctttttccttcccaattCACTGCCTCTTTTCACCCCTTATCAAATACCTGATTGCTAGAACGTGGAATGCTACTCAGAGTAGTAGCTGTACTAACCTTTATCCTGAGCTCTGGAAAGTCAGCTCCAACAAAATTAACCCCcatcacacatacacacacacacaaacacttaaATGAGACACAAGAGGGGTGTGTGTTGCTAAGGCTCTCCAACTTCTTGTAGAAACCAGTTGTTCTCATATGTAagactgtttgttttgtttttaaaagaaggggaaaggagagaaaggagggcCTTGTCCTGAAGAGTTACTGCCTGCTGGGACTTCTCTCCACGCGAACTTGAACTCCCCACACCACCGGGAGCCTTCCCTGAAAGAGTGCTTCTCCTTATCGTAGATGCTTCTGGATTTGAACAAAGTAAACGCTGGGAACTATTAGGAGCTGCTGCCGCATTCTCCACAACACAACGTAACACATGGCACGCAGCCAGGCTGAAAAAGGCAGCTCAGTGAGTTTCTATTCCCCTACTGGCGGCTGTTCCAGCTTTTGCAGTTTGAAACGTAAATTGAAGTTTCACTTTCTGGTTCTTGGTCAATTACTCACAGATCACGTGAGGGCTGGAGCACATAAATGGCAAGTCAAAACAACAGTGAGCAGCACTCCTTTGGCTTTGAAGCTACCTTAAGATGagtgagcagagaaggaaaaacatgagGTAAGTGAGCAACCCAGTCtctgaaagatgcttttttgCTATGCCACAGGGAAAATAACGCTTACTATTTGCATAAATGTAAGTAGTGAGGGGCTTTGGGGATCCAAcgagcagaaaatattttacagagtATTTACTGGAAGAATCAAAATAATATAAGGTTTCTATTGACTATTGTAATGTTATTGCTTCTCCACCAAGGGCCAGTGCCTGAACAGAACTGACAGTCAGAAAAACTGTGTGCATGCAGTTCAGGGATGAAATCCAGGCTGCAGCTGTAGCTGGTGCCTGGCCAAATGGGTGACTGGCACTGATGCATTTGAGAACTTACTTTCTGATCTCTACCACTGTGATGACCAGCAAACAGCAGTGCACATTCTGGACTGCAGCTTGGAGCATAAGAGGGGTGTTACATTTTCTGAAGACTGTCACACATACACAgaagcacacacacatgcacacacacacgctcaaCTAGGGCAAAGCCAAGATGTTTATGATAACTTTGGAAACTGAATTTACCAATTACATGTTGAACTAAGCTAAACTATTTAATCTGCATCACAAGTCTGTTTTTGTGACATTTATGCATATTCATTTTCCACAAATGCCTTCTAATGAATTACTCTCCACTGTAGTTTTCAACTACAGATGTTTTCAGGGTGCTCAGCTGAGGAAATAAAAACCGACACATTTCATCTTGAATTGAATGGGACTACTTAAATGCTTCAAGCTATTCCTGCAATATTTTGGTGATTTGAGAGCCAATATCTGTTCTTCTGTGGCATTCACCTGTAGCCAAAAGTTTCTAGCAAGATAGCGATAATAGCAAGAACTTGCTCTCACTTCCTCTTCACCCCAAAGAATGGTAATTACCTAACATACAGCCTTCTAATTAGGAACTGTTGTTAATACCAATCAAAAACATCAGTTAGGCAGAGGAGATTATTTGAGAAAGGCAAAGAAGTCTGTAACACAAACTTATGCACTAACGGCATTTGTAAATACCTCTTTTGCCTGATCTTCCTCCAGTACCTCTGTCAGATGGTTTGGGTGGAAACTTGTATTCAGTGTCAGTCTCCCCAATGTCCTTCCCACTGTCCCAGAACCTGTAAGAATTGTTTCccaatttctctttcatttgccTCCTTGTAATTTCCCAGTCTTTCCactcacaccttttttttttttaacccaaaagACATCCCCTCTTGTACGTGATTTTGCagttgagcagcagcagcacacattATACCATGCAGGCTGTTAGACCCTCTAGGTTTTATAGGAGGGAGAGCAAAGAAGTCTTTTTAACAAAGAAGGATTTGACTGAGAATCCTTGGTTATAAAGCCGTgtataatttcttctttaaggGAGGACATAATGTGGACTAAAGCCCTAGTTTGTCCTCGATAGgttgcctgcacacacacacaggggcacaggcaggcaaTGGCAGGAGGACGAACCCAAATAACACCCTGCCCTGGCTGGTCCCAGCCCCGTCCCAAGAGCCATCGGTCCATCCCCACGCacacagaggagcacagaggcacAAGGGCGGGTGGGGGCTCCAGTGCCCCAGTCAGGGACACAAGCCCCGACCCTGccctcccagggctgccccagggaACCCTCAGCCCCACGCACTGGGGGGACTCCCAGCACCAGGGGTCCACAGGAGTGCCTTACACTCTGAACTACCTGGGGATATGGGACACATCATGGGATGCAGGGAAAAGCATTTGGGGATTGCGCAAGACTTGTTATGGGATGTTTGAGGAGGAGACCAAAGGCAGGGAAATGAGGGATCTGGGTGGTTTTGGAAGgaacaaatgctgaaaaatagAGAGGGATAAAGGGGTATTAAGGACCACTTGTATGTAAACAGGCTCTTGGTCGGTAtgcttgtgtgtatatatatctgtcTGTATGGGCGAGGCACCTGAGAGAGGATCCCTGATCAGCTACTGGATCTCCAAAAGCAGCTTCTAGGGATCCAGAGGGTTAGTGAGTGAGCGTGTGGTCTGTACCACCAAGTGGAGTGGGGTTGCATTCTCAGGAGGCTGTACACCCAGGTGCCAGCAAATGGGGAGACTGGTGGGATCTGGGAGCCAGCTACTGGATACATCAGTATAACCATAAcataaaaatgttgctgtgaTCTAACAGACAAGCATTTATGAATGCaggaaattcaaaattaaaattataatccAAACTGTAAAATATACAGACACGAGAAAGGCACTATAtcactttctctgtattttgggggaagtgttttatttaattaCCTCTTTTGGGTGGGCTTCAGCAATTGTTCCCAGCATAGGAAATATGTTCCTGAGGCGTGCCAACTTTACCATAGAGACTACCATGTCCTCTTTGACATCCAGACCACCAGCTCTGTTGCTATGTAAGAGGTGACCTCATACACTGACAAGGAGAATTACTAAAATAACTATTCAGCTCTTTAGACCTATGGATTCCCACAGCTTTGGCTTGCTTGAAGTATTGTTGACTAGGGGACACCAGCTGAGGTACTGCCAGCTTTTGAAGTACATCATGCCTGGTTTATAAAGAAGAGTCGCAAAAAGCAAATGGAGTATAAGTAagttttttctttggtttcttctaGTACCATTTCCAATAATTCATTGGAGAGCTCCCTGCGGCAGCTAGAATGTCATTTTACGTGGAGTTTGTTGCAGGAGGATGTGGATCTCAATGACCTAGAGGAAACAATAAATGATCAGACAGAGTTTTTAATAAAATCCAACATCACAAATTATAATCTGCTATCCTATGTATGCCACCTAAAGAATTCAAATGAGGAAGCCCTGAGAAATCtccaaaaagctgaaaaagtagTTCAAAAAAACCATCCAGATGAAATTGCCAGAAGTCTTGTTACCTGGGGGAACTATGCCTGGATCTATTACCACATGGAGAGATATGAAGAAGCTAAAACTTATGTAAGCAAAGTGGAAAACAGCTGCAAAAAGCTTTCAAGTACTGCTCGATGGAAGATTGAGCTTCCAGAGATCTATGCTGAGCAAGGATGGGCATTATTAAAGTTTGGGAGAAAATACTACGAGAGAGCAAAGAATTGCTTTGAAAATGCTCTGAAGAGTGAACCCAACAACCCAGAATTTAATACCGGCTATGCAATAACAATGTATCGTTTGGAAAGTTTTTTTTACCACCAAGGGGAAGTTTTAAACCTGTCCCTCAAGCCCCTGCAGCGCGCAGTGGAACTGAATCCAAAGGATACTTTCATTATGGCATTACTAGCATTAAAACTTCAGGACTTCAAGCAAGTTGATGAAGGGGAGAGATACATTGAAGAAGCAATGCAGAAAACCCCTGATATTCCTTATGTCCTGCGATATGCTTCTAAATTTTACAGAAGGAAAGGAGAACTAGACAAGGCACTGGAGATTTTGAAAAAGGCCCTAGCAGTGACACCAAAATCTGCCTTTCTGCATCACCAGCTAGGACTCTGCTACAGAGCAAAGCTTTTTCAATTGAAAAAGAGTACAAGATATCCACCTCGAGGGCAAGTGGAAGAACTCATCCgactttccatttttcattttaaaacagcaatagACCAAAAGACAAAATTTTTTTCTGCCTATATTGACCTAGCAAACATGTATGCACAAGAAAAGAGGTATGAAGAAGCAGAAGAGACATTTCAGAAAGCATCTCAGATAAATATTCTATTCTGTGATGATAAACAGGAATTCTACTACAATTATGGCCGTTTTCAGCATTTTCACATGAAATCAGAATCTGAAGCCATGAGGTATTACATAGAAGggctgaaaatggaaaaatgttcttatttatttGATAAGTGCAGAAGTGCTCTGAAGAAATTGGTGGAACAGAGAATTCAGGGAGGTTTAGGAGCTGCAGAAGATTTTGGTACACTTGGATTCATTCATAATCTAAGTGGTGAGAAACGTGAAGCAATTGAGTGCTATGAAAAAGCCATTGCATTGTATCCTGACAATGAAGAATATCTGAGTGCATTATGTGAGCTACGACTTTCCATCTCAAGCTAAAGCTcaaaaaatccttcaaaacaaaacaaaaaccagaagaacAAACCCAAGGACATTTCAACAGACtctcagaacatttttttttttttttttttaaggttgaagTTATAACCAGATGAAACATCTGGTGGCACCACTTTCTGGCGATAATGTAAAAACTGCAGCTGATggttgttcatttgtttgttcaTTCACCAACAGAGAGCATGCTTGGAAAGACTAAATAATAGCTAAGCTATCTTAGTCTTCAATACTAATGCTAATATAAAGGTTGTGTTTAAGTCATGATCTGTAGAACACCACTTCTAAGCTGGAAATCAGATCTTTCCTTCTACTGAGAAAAAGATAAGAGAATCATATTGCAGTATTTCATCTATCCACTTGAAAGCATGCTTATACACAAACGGAATTTCTAATtctctttcaaatatttcaaaagtgGGGTTTTTAGTGTTATTTAGAAGAAACTTTTCTTGAAGACTTGTTCAGTTTACTACCTTGTATGTTGTCTAACTATGAAAAATAACCACTGTTTGGCTCACTGGAAACTCACTGGAAAGCTTACAAAACGTGTATTATTGTTGTGAACTATTAAAGAGCATTGCATCCATCAGCTGTTGCTTCTGGTATCTCTCTGCCGACCATGTTAGTAGATGAAAGATAGGGAAAGGGCCATTCAAAAAAGTAACAGAGATAAAGTTTTGGCAGGATATGAAAGGGTCAGGAGATAGTCCCACTTATTTTCCCAAACTCTCAGCAAAGTTTGCTTCAGAGATGTTGCACTAAAGAATTAAACTGTGCACAAAATAACATCCGTCCAGTTTACTGAAAACCGCAGTCTCAGGAACTGCCAAAGAGGAAAGAAGGGCAAAAAGATGGCTATGTGCGGCCATGCTTGTGAAACAAACTGGgggcagaaaacacacacaagaaGCGTACTGGACTGGACATGGAGGGCAAAGCGCAGCTAGAGGAGAGAGTTGCATGAGCACCAGAGAACAGGGCAGCAGAATGCAAGAGGCATGTGGGATAAGGGGTGGGTGCCCACAGAGTCTATGTGAATGGAAGAAAGAGCGGAAATGACAGAGAGAACGGGTGGAGGAGATGGTCTTCAGATAGCAAACTAAAAGTTAGTATTCTTTACAAAAGGCTGTCCTAATGCCACAGTTCTGTACCTTGGTATAATAGATCATGGTGTTCAGGGAAAACTAATGCTGTACTGCTTCCAAAACACTTCTGAGCCCTAGCGCAGAATGAAGCAAACTGGTGACAGACCCCATCAGGAAGGAGAATTCCTGCCCCTGCAACAGCAGTTCCATGTACAGACAGGATGAGAAGCCTGAAGCAGTGTAAAATACGATGCCAGATCATGAAACATCAAGACACCTCTCCCCCCTTAGCTCTCCCTCAAAGAATCTTTCATAATAAAAGCAGAAGTGATCAGGAGCTTAACAACATACATAATACAACCACACCTTCTTCTGAAGAAAGGGCTGGGACAAAATCCATCCTTGTTTTCCAGCCACCTGCCAGCTTGCCTGTTACAAACGTGGCCCTACCtagggaaagagcagggagagaagggaagagaacaGGAAGGACAAGGAGCATGAGTGACACCCCAGTCCTGAAAGCTGGTAGCAACAACAGTAGAGTTGAAGTCAGGAACTGGTGACTATCTATCTATGGTGGCGTTGCTACATGGGCAAAAGGGTACATTAGGTAACCTCACTGCCTTTCTCAATCATGCGGCTTCTAACGTCCACATCATTGCCATCCAAACCCTCCTGAGGGCATGAAGGCAGCAGGGAAGAATTCAAGGAAGAGGTGCAGGTTCCCAAAACCGTGGTGGCCCATTCATGCTCCCTCCACACCCTGCCACCAGGGCCTCTCCTGGAAAATGAACCTTGCAGAAATAAGGAGAAGcaataaagtatttttagtaaaacacaagtctgaattttattttatggaGAGTCAGAGTGGCTCAATCTTCTCCACAGCAAAGAAAATGACCGTGAGGCACAGTGATGCAAGAAATCTATTTATTGTGCCTTACCTTCTTCAGGCTCTGGAGGATTGCGCTGGACCGCAGTACTATCCGGGGATGCTCTGTGCAAACGCTGCCCTTCTAGTTCTTGCCTAGTGTCTCGTAAATGAGCAGAAATGTTATTTCCCGCAGGGTGGTGCTGCTGCATTGCCTGGCGCGGCGACTCAGGGAAGAGGCTGGGTTTGAGCTTCGGGAAGGGGACAAAACGGAACACGC of the Strix aluco isolate bStrAlu1 chromosome 7, bStrAlu1.hap1, whole genome shotgun sequence genome contains:
- the LOC141925948 gene encoding interferon-induced protein with tetratricopeptide repeats 5-like codes for the protein MSEQRRKNMSTISNNSLESSLRQLECHFTWSLLQEDVDLNDLEETINDQTEFLIKSNITNYNLLSYVCHLKNSNEEALRNLQKAEKVVQKNHPDEIARSLVTWGNYAWIYYHMERYEEAKTYVSKVENSCKKLSSTARWKIELPEIYAEQGWALLKFGRKYYERAKNCFENALKSEPNNPEFNTGYAITMYRLESFFYHQGEVLNLSLKPLQRAVELNPKDTFIMALLALKLQDFKQVDEGERYIEEAMQKTPDIPYVLRYASKFYRRKGELDKALEILKKALAVTPKSAFLHHQLGLCYRAKLFQLKKSTRYPPRGQVEELIRLSIFHFKTAIDQKTKFFSAYIDLANMYAQEKRYEEAEETFQKASQINILFCDDKQEFYYNYGRFQHFHMKSESEAMRYYIEGLKMEKCSYLFDKCRSALKKLVEQRIQGGLGAAEDFGTLGFIHNLSGEKREAIECYEKAIALYPDNEEYLSALCELRLSISS